A genomic region of Chondrinema litorale contains the following coding sequences:
- a CDS encoding RNA ligase, Rnl2 family, translated as MFKKYNSIENTYREEFLEKIKAFGLWEDIFIVQEKVHGANLSFHTTDGENFYTAKRTGLLDADEKFYNHGMLLNELKPKLQNIWSDLQSKLNDVTHLAVFGEVIGGTYPHPEVEKDKKAIRVQKGIFYSPKNHFYAFDILINQHNYLDVEAANEQFEKQKLLYAKTIFEGSIEECLAYPNNFDSLVPKELGLPELKTNVVEGVIIKPLKTSYFRNGTRLILKNKNEKWAENNQFKKPIKKEEALPEKIIKLQEAILTYVTENRLNNVLSKLGEVTKKDFGRVLGMFSKDITEDFFKDYHTITDELDKKELKLVTKSFNKVAIEMINLRLKNS; from the coding sequence ATGTTTAAAAAATATAATTCAATAGAGAATACTTATCGCGAGGAGTTTTTAGAAAAGATAAAAGCATTTGGCCTTTGGGAAGACATATTTATTGTACAAGAAAAAGTACATGGCGCTAATTTGAGTTTCCACACGACTGACGGTGAAAATTTTTATACAGCTAAAAGAACTGGATTACTTGACGCTGATGAAAAGTTTTACAATCATGGAATGTTGCTGAATGAGCTAAAACCGAAGCTGCAAAATATTTGGTCAGATTTACAATCTAAATTGAATGATGTAACGCATTTGGCAGTTTTTGGAGAGGTAATAGGTGGTACTTATCCGCATCCAGAAGTTGAAAAAGATAAGAAAGCGATTAGGGTTCAAAAAGGGATTTTTTATAGTCCTAAGAATCATTTTTATGCTTTTGATATTCTTATTAACCAACATAATTATCTGGATGTAGAAGCAGCAAATGAGCAGTTCGAAAAGCAAAAATTACTCTATGCAAAAACCATTTTTGAGGGGAGTATTGAAGAATGCTTAGCCTATCCAAATAATTTTGACTCATTAGTTCCAAAAGAATTAGGTCTGCCTGAGTTAAAGACAAATGTTGTTGAGGGTGTGATTATTAAGCCTTTAAAAACCAGTTATTTTAGGAATGGTACGCGATTAATCTTAAAAAATAAGAACGAAAAGTGGGCAGAAAACAATCAGTTTAAAAAGCCTATTAAAAAAGAAGAAGCACTACCTGAGAAAATTATTAAGCTGCAAGAAGCTATATTGACTTATGTAACAGAAAATAGATTGAACAATGTTTTGAGTAAATTGGGAGAGGTAACAAAAAAGGATTTTGGTCGAGTTTTGGGTATGTTTAGTAAAGATATTACCGAAGACTTTTTTAAAGATTATCATACAATTACCGATGAACTTGATAAAAAAGAACTCAAACTAGTTACTAAGTCTTTCAACAAAGTGGCCATTGAAATGATAAATCTAAGATTGAAAAATTCTTGA
- a CDS encoding DUF6567 family protein, giving the protein MKKVLNLTSVYLILLVALSSCSYHVGTISAGSATITDKNFSHIDFAYGTARTANVLGIGSNKKDALVLEAKRSLYLNYDLQPGQALGQTTVDFKRTFFFPILVTKVTLSAEVLDFNTENQDYERTKSNLERFTGTPQQRFYKFGEYVNYNKKNNLTIDAQVVGRKDNYFVIRYIDENNNMKFKKVDALKLSAKPENASSSTKYSGKLLTPKSPEKELVKFKYEDKEYTGELMETSGSNYLIRMQTNTGELIGIYVNEKDVIK; this is encoded by the coding sequence ATGAAAAAAGTACTAAACCTAACAAGTGTCTATTTAATCTTACTAGTTGCGCTATCTTCTTGTTCGTACCATGTCGGAACTATTAGTGCAGGGAGTGCCACCATTACAGATAAAAACTTTTCACACATCGATTTTGCTTATGGTACTGCCCGAACAGCAAATGTTTTGGGTATCGGTTCCAATAAAAAAGATGCTTTAGTTTTGGAAGCGAAAAGAAGTTTATACTTGAATTATGATTTACAACCGGGTCAGGCATTGGGGCAAACCACTGTAGATTTTAAGCGAACTTTCTTTTTCCCTATACTAGTTACCAAAGTTACTTTATCTGCGGAGGTACTAGATTTTAATACAGAAAACCAAGATTACGAAAGAACAAAGAGTAATTTAGAACGATTTACAGGCACTCCTCAACAGAGGTTCTATAAGTTTGGAGAATATGTAAACTATAATAAAAAGAATAATCTAACTATAGATGCTCAAGTAGTTGGTAGAAAAGATAATTACTTCGTAATCAGGTATATTGATGAAAATAATAACATGAAGTTTAAGAAAGTAGATGCATTAAAACTTTCTGCAAAACCAGAAAATGCTTCTTCGAGTACAAAGTATTCTGGCAAATTACTTACACCTAAATCACCAGAAAAGGAATTGGTAAAGTTTAAATATGAGGACAAAGAATACACTGGCGAGTTAATGGAGACGTCTGGCTCTAATTATTTGATAAGAATGCAAACAAACACTGGTGAGCTAATCGGCATTTATGTAAATGAAAAGGATGTGATTAAGTAG
- a CDS encoding right-handed parallel beta-helix repeat-containing protein, producing the protein MQTVLIKVFLVILLIIKVSPAFTQHIIFVSNTQHTAQNGSIEKPYQNLEQALNKVAELNQNLDRDIIIYLRAGTYYLQNTITISNHIFNSENYSLTIAAYNNEEVILSGAKPVINWQYHENGIYKAAIDSLYFRDVFLKGNRAIRAREPNRCTYFQITKWLDSRQLMQSPKSSFDLIEEVNPANPPEMFIQKHWACQIVRLKNVLLDEDLGYVDILEPEKSTLFERIYPQRTDGQYYHLENAYQFIDEANEWFLDTEQNTLYFLPEHESIINNNEILIPILENLLVIKGDGNKPIKNINIKNLKFSHNTWRLPKYMGFVAGQANYFYQYQRQQPAKAALLVANANNIQIIDNRFEHLGTSAIIFHEGVKESIISGNQFNDVAGNGIVVDWALNYETSESAKSKNIIIVNNYITNIGSSYVGSVGIFLGYTDSVTVEHNYLKNLPYTGISLGWHDKRTNSISGHIIRNNLIENAMFLMEDGAAIYTLSSHENTQIHHNYIKGINRSRWTNGQQSYWPVAGIYLDNDSDNIHVYENTILDADYPYRISGSAGHYNSVIKEIDDFNYIVDHAGLDRKYLEALPAYYFPDCYNQPSITATQQLLVYPNPTEHSINILIESAFNGAIEYQIFDLSGNRISTGVIVSSLQNRLQIDTQNLQSGLYFITLQIANSQIGKAMFLKR; encoded by the coding sequence ATGCAAACAGTTCTAATAAAGGTTTTTTTAGTCATTCTACTAATTATTAAAGTTAGTCCTGCTTTTACCCAACATATCATTTTTGTTTCAAACACTCAACATACTGCGCAAAATGGTTCTATTGAAAAGCCTTACCAGAATCTAGAACAAGCATTAAATAAAGTGGCTGAGTTAAACCAAAACCTCGATCGAGATATTATTATCTATCTAAGGGCAGGCACTTATTATCTTCAAAACACGATTACCATTTCGAATCACATCTTCAACTCTGAAAACTACTCTTTAACCATTGCTGCATATAATAATGAGGAAGTGATACTTTCAGGAGCCAAGCCTGTTATCAACTGGCAATATCACGAAAATGGAATTTACAAAGCTGCGATTGATAGCCTGTATTTTAGAGATGTATTTTTGAAAGGAAATCGAGCAATTCGTGCCAGAGAACCAAACCGTTGTACTTACTTTCAAATAACAAAATGGCTCGATTCGCGGCAGTTAATGCAAAGCCCAAAATCTAGCTTCGATCTTATCGAAGAAGTTAATCCAGCAAATCCGCCAGAAATGTTTATACAAAAACACTGGGCATGCCAGATAGTGCGGTTAAAGAATGTATTACTTGATGAAGATTTGGGGTATGTAGATATTTTAGAGCCTGAAAAATCTACCCTGTTCGAAAGAATCTATCCACAAAGAACTGATGGACAGTATTATCATTTAGAAAATGCCTATCAGTTTATTGATGAAGCCAACGAGTGGTTTTTAGATACCGAACAAAATACTCTTTACTTTTTACCAGAGCATGAAAGTATCATTAACAACAATGAGATTCTTATCCCAATACTTGAAAACTTGCTTGTAATTAAAGGTGATGGAAATAAGCCGATTAAGAATATAAATATCAAAAATCTAAAATTTAGCCACAACACTTGGCGATTGCCAAAATATATGGGTTTTGTTGCCGGACAAGCAAATTACTTCTACCAATACCAAAGACAACAACCAGCCAAAGCGGCTTTATTGGTAGCTAATGCTAATAATATACAAATAATTGATAATCGCTTTGAACACTTGGGAACTTCAGCAATTATTTTTCATGAAGGGGTGAAAGAGTCCATTATCTCTGGCAACCAATTTAATGATGTGGCAGGCAACGGCATTGTGGTTGACTGGGCGCTAAATTATGAAACCAGTGAAAGTGCAAAATCAAAAAATATCATCATCGTTAATAACTACATTACAAATATCGGAAGTTCTTATGTGGGCAGTGTTGGAATCTTTCTTGGCTATACAGATTCAGTAACAGTTGAACACAATTACCTTAAAAACTTGCCTTATACTGGCATCAGTTTAGGTTGGCACGATAAGCGAACTAATTCAATTTCAGGCCATATCATTAGAAATAATTTGATAGAAAATGCCATGTTTTTGATGGAAGATGGCGCGGCCATTTACACACTTTCTTCTCATGAAAACACCCAGATACACCATAATTATATAAAAGGTATTAACCGATCTCGATGGACAAACGGACAACAATCTTACTGGCCTGTCGCCGGTATTTATCTGGATAATGATTCTGACAACATTCATGTATATGAAAATACGATTTTAGATGCAGATTATCCTTACCGAATTAGTGGAAGTGCCGGGCATTATAATTCTGTGATCAAAGAGATTGATGATTTCAATTACATTGTAGACCATGCTGGTTTAGATAGAAAATATTTGGAAGCTTTACCCGCTTATTATTTCCCAGACTGTTACAATCAACCAAGTATAACCGCTACGCAACAACTATTGGTTTATCCCAATCCGACAGAGCATTCTATCAATATTCTAATAGAATCAGCTTTTAATGGAGCCATTGAATACCAGATTTTCGATTTATCTGGCAATCGCATTTCAACAGGAGTTATAGTAAGCAGCTTGCAAAACAGACTACAAATTGATACCCAAAACCTACAATCAGGTTTGTATTTTATCACTCTACAAATAGCTAATAGCCAAATTGGGAAAGCTATGTTTTTGAAGAGGTAG
- a CDS encoding ABC transporter ATP-binding protein, with amino-acid sequence MDKTIINIQDLKREFTIGTETVRALKGVSFKVNKGEFVTIMGTSGSGKSTMLNILGCLDKPSSGSYELDGVNISNLNKNELARLRNEKIGFIFQSYNLLPRTTAIENVELPLYYNKKVTSAERKEWAENALELVGLADRRHHTPSQLSGGQQQRVAIARALVNNPVVILADEATGNLDTRTSYEIMALFQDLNAQGKTIAFVTHEPDIALFSSRTVVLRDGNVIKDSPVENIHIAADALAQLPIEN; translated from the coding sequence ATGGATAAAACCATCATAAATATACAAGACCTCAAACGGGAGTTCACTATTGGAACAGAAACCGTGAGAGCATTAAAAGGGGTTTCTTTTAAGGTGAACAAAGGTGAGTTTGTGACTATAATGGGAACCAGTGGTTCAGGTAAATCGACCATGTTGAATATACTTGGCTGTCTGGATAAACCCTCTTCAGGATCGTATGAGTTGGACGGTGTGAATATTAGTAACCTGAATAAGAACGAACTTGCAAGATTGAGAAATGAAAAGATTGGCTTTATATTTCAGTCTTATAACCTTTTACCCAGAACCACTGCGATAGAAAATGTAGAGTTGCCATTGTATTATAACAAAAAGGTAACTTCTGCTGAAAGGAAAGAATGGGCAGAAAATGCACTGGAATTGGTTGGTTTGGCAGACAGACGACACCATACTCCAAGCCAGCTTTCTGGTGGCCAGCAACAACGTGTGGCCATTGCCAGAGCCTTGGTTAACAATCCGGTAGTTATTCTTGCCGATGAGGCGACAGGTAACTTAGATACCCGAACTTCTTACGAAATTATGGCGCTTTTTCAAGATTTAAATGCTCAAGGAAAAACCATTGCTTTCGTAACGCACGAGCCAGATATAGCACTGTTTAGCAGCAGAACGGTTGTTTTACGAGATGGAAATGTGATTAAAGACAGTCCTGTGGAAAACATTCATATTGCAGCAGACGCATTAGCACAACTACCAATAGAAAATTAG
- a CDS encoding ABC transporter permease, with the protein MKTVNLIKIAWKALQRNRMRAFLTMLGIIIGVASVIAMLAIGEGSKQSIKEQISSMGSNMITIRPGSDFRGGVRRDFSESQTLTLFDLEALEEKSTLLTDISPQVNGSGQAIIGANNWPTSIYGVSPGYINIRKLDIVDGTMFTQQEVKTYAKVAVIGQTIVENLFPDGENPVGKTIRFDKIPFKIIGVLGEKGENTFGQDQDDIILAPFTTVQKRILAVDYLQSITASANSEEVAEDAVTEMEDILRASHKIGANDDDDFHVRSQQELISTFSSTSEILTVLLVAIASISLVVGGIGIMNIMYVSVTERTREIGLRMAIGGRGKDILLQFLVEAILISITGGLIGVLLGIGSTLGVSTYLMWPTSVTTDSIVISFAVCAITGIFFGWYPARKAASLDPITALRYE; encoded by the coding sequence ATGAAAACTGTAAATCTTATAAAAATAGCATGGAAAGCACTGCAACGTAATAGAATGCGTGCATTCCTTACCATGCTGGGTATTATAATAGGTGTAGCTTCGGTAATTGCCATGTTGGCAATTGGTGAAGGCTCCAAGCAAAGTATTAAAGAGCAGATTTCGAGTATGGGTTCTAACATGATCACCATTCGTCCGGGTAGTGATTTTAGAGGAGGGGTAAGAAGAGATTTTAGCGAATCGCAAACTTTAACGCTTTTTGATCTGGAAGCACTGGAAGAAAAGAGTACATTACTTACTGACATATCGCCACAGGTGAACGGAAGTGGCCAGGCCATAATAGGCGCGAACAACTGGCCTACTTCCATCTATGGTGTAAGTCCGGGGTATATCAATATTAGAAAGTTAGATATTGTAGATGGTACCATGTTTACTCAGCAAGAAGTGAAAACATATGCGAAAGTGGCTGTAATCGGGCAAACCATTGTAGAAAACCTTTTTCCAGATGGAGAGAATCCGGTAGGTAAAACTATTCGTTTCGATAAAATTCCTTTTAAAATAATAGGTGTGTTGGGTGAGAAAGGAGAGAATACATTCGGGCAAGATCAAGATGATATTATACTGGCACCTTTTACCACTGTACAAAAAAGGATTTTAGCAGTAGATTACTTGCAATCGATCACTGCTTCTGCCAATAGCGAAGAAGTGGCTGAAGATGCTGTAACTGAGATGGAAGACATTTTACGTGCTTCGCACAAAATTGGTGCAAACGACGATGACGATTTCCATGTTCGTTCGCAGCAAGAGTTGATCTCAACATTTAGCTCAACCAGTGAGATATTAACTGTATTATTGGTAGCTATTGCAAGTATTTCGCTAGTAGTTGGTGGTATCGGGATTATGAATATTATGTATGTATCGGTGACTGAGAGAACCAGAGAAATTGGTTTGAGAATGGCGATTGGTGGTAGAGGTAAAGATATTCTCTTACAGTTTTTAGTAGAAGCAATTTTGATCAGTATTACTGGAGGTTTAATTGGCGTGTTGTTGGGTATTGGTAGTACATTAGGTGTTTCCACCTATTTGATGTGGCCAACATCAGTTACTACAGATTCAATTGTAATCTCATTTGCAGTTTGTGCCATTACCGGGATTTTCTTCGGTTGGTATCCTGCAAGAAAGGCAGCAAGCCTCGACCCGATAACAGCACTGAGATACGAGTAA
- a CDS encoding metal-dependent hydrolase family protein, protein MKLYILAIFTFIFSTNQLSAQSNPEQITAIICGKLIDGKSGKARNNAVILVAGERIIEVGDKELISPDYQLIDLSDYTVLPGMIDAHTHPLIYGDDYQTNHLKGTSAYNALHGLKVVQNWLNEGWTTIRIAGDADVNYAHFEIRDAINEGLFKGPRIFGAGHYLSITGGGGDINYISNEQSIITDGLIVDGKEEMIKTVRKEIKNGSDWIKLLVTGAFMSAGDNPQNVHFSDEEISTAVEEANRRNIPVMAHAHATKGINQAIKLGARSIEHGTFLDDESIRLFLEYDAYLIPTIYIGEYALETFDADGPQAKNVEITKKYRDASREGYKKAIKAGVKVGVGSDNVGFPPNFAANEFGQLVDLGMSPMEAIKAGTIVNAELLQKEQDLGSIEVGKLADIIATKGNPLQDISELTRVKFVMKGGELIKLEE, encoded by the coding sequence ATGAAACTATACATACTCGCAATTTTCACTTTCATCTTTTCTACTAATCAACTAAGTGCGCAAAGTAATCCTGAGCAAATCACAGCGATTATTTGTGGAAAACTGATTGATGGTAAAAGTGGCAAGGCTAGAAACAATGCGGTAATTCTTGTAGCGGGCGAAAGAATAATTGAAGTGGGAGATAAAGAACTCATTTCACCAGATTATCAACTAATTGACTTATCCGATTATACTGTTTTACCAGGCATGATCGATGCACATACTCACCCGCTTATTTATGGAGACGATTACCAGACCAATCATTTAAAAGGCACTTCGGCGTATAATGCTTTGCATGGTTTAAAGGTAGTGCAAAACTGGCTTAACGAAGGCTGGACGACCATCAGAATTGCTGGCGATGCGGATGTAAATTATGCTCATTTTGAGATTAGAGATGCGATTAACGAAGGGCTTTTTAAAGGGCCAAGAATTTTTGGTGCAGGTCATTACTTGTCGATAACTGGTGGTGGTGGAGATATCAATTATATTTCTAATGAGCAGTCGATTATTACCGATGGTTTAATTGTAGACGGTAAAGAAGAGATGATTAAAACAGTGCGAAAAGAGATTAAAAATGGCAGCGATTGGATAAAGCTTTTGGTAACAGGCGCTTTTATGTCGGCAGGAGATAATCCGCAAAATGTGCATTTTAGCGATGAAGAAATTAGCACTGCAGTAGAAGAAGCCAATCGCAGAAACATTCCAGTGATGGCACATGCGCATGCCACTAAGGGTATTAATCAGGCTATAAAGTTGGGGGCACGATCTATAGAGCATGGTACTTTTTTGGATGACGAAAGCATTCGTCTTTTTCTGGAATACGATGCTTATCTCATTCCTACCATATATATTGGCGAATACGCCCTCGAAACTTTTGATGCCGATGGGCCGCAAGCCAAAAATGTAGAGATTACCAAAAAATACAGAGATGCAAGCCGAGAGGGATACAAAAAAGCGATTAAAGCCGGAGTTAAAGTGGGTGTTGGTTCAGACAATGTGGGTTTTCCGCCGAATTTTGCTGCTAATGAGTTTGGTCAGTTGGTAGATTTAGGCATGTCTCCGATGGAGGCGATTAAGGCTGGTACAATTGTAAATGCAGAGCTTTTGCAAAAAGAGCAAGATTTGGGCAGCATAGAAGTTGGGAAACTGGCTGATATTATCGCTACTAAAGGCAATCCACTCCAAGATATTTCTGAACTCACCAGAGTAAAGTTTGTGATGAAAGGTGGAGAATTGATTAAATTGGAGGAGTAA
- a CDS encoding LytR/AlgR family response regulator transcription factor, with protein sequence MMINCLIVDDEPLALDILENYINKTPYLDLKARCNGVKEAMKHMDEEDIDLLFLDIQMPEVSGLEFSQTLGDRVKIIFTTAFEQYALDGFKVNALDYLLKPFNYQEFLTAANRAKDWFDLNEKAKKNLQQSINAEDSLFVKSEYKIIKVKLDNLLFVQGLKDYVKFHLADNPKPILSLMSLKALDGSLPPNRFMRVHRSFIVNLDKIETIQRNMIIFDKEHIPVADKYKDQFQEFIKSKFLE encoded by the coding sequence ATTATGATTAACTGTTTAATAGTGGATGATGAGCCTTTGGCTTTGGATATTCTGGAAAATTACATCAACAAAACGCCCTACTTGGATTTAAAGGCAAGATGTAATGGTGTGAAAGAAGCCATGAAACACATGGACGAAGAAGATATTGATCTCTTGTTTCTAGATATACAAATGCCTGAAGTTTCTGGTTTAGAGTTTTCGCAAACCCTTGGCGATCGAGTGAAAATTATCTTCACCACTGCTTTTGAACAGTATGCATTAGATGGTTTTAAGGTAAACGCATTGGATTACTTACTGAAACCTTTTAACTATCAAGAGTTTTTAACTGCAGCCAACCGAGCCAAAGATTGGTTCGATCTAAACGAAAAGGCTAAGAAGAATCTACAGCAAAGCATTAATGCAGAGGATAGCCTTTTTGTAAAATCTGAGTACAAGATTATTAAGGTGAAGTTGGATAACTTGCTATTTGTGCAAGGCTTAAAAGATTATGTAAAATTCCATTTGGCAGATAATCCCAAGCCGATACTTTCTCTTATGAGTTTAAAAGCGCTAGACGGTAGCTTGCCTCCAAATCGCTTTATGCGCGTGCATCGCTCTTTTATCGTAAACCTAGATAAAATTGAGACCATCCAACGAAATATGATCATTTTCGATAAAGAACACATTCCCGTTGCAGACAAATACAAAGATCAGTTTCAAGAATTTATAAAGAGCAAGTTTTTGGAGTGA
- a CDS encoding class I SAM-dependent methyltransferase codes for MITNKEIDFAAYNQSFEFVELGFAGKLLVKFLRTFKINTVAYKLDFFERLLNFLKVVALEALSNNLQTDVFTSGNIKLSSLTKADNMSQSFVEFLFQFEILTLENEVFEIKPEYEELLKDGAIKKVIQAEDISFIQTLSKPLQSLIRDYFFVKDLVNKYNKPTHKLQFVRQNTSKWETLINEKQLDYEVRLCETLFNLVYLHIPNKIKSPFSEDYYTESGQNAFKNFTRFIFPNYLKKIKPQENLQVLDLGCGYGNYIDVVQKTYPKASIDGIEINPKVYAVTKAKFADNDLVAILNQDFFDFETAKKYDAILVNYVFFYFNSEEKQRLIEKAKQLLTADGSIIICQYFSGIEAMKAQLAQKQKDNSLAKKIEMYYSDKVLYANTLWNDAVDTFSEAAKWNEFKRIASTAGLQITSMTNADKFYYSLFIELKR; via the coding sequence ATGATCACAAATAAAGAAATAGATTTTGCCGCATACAATCAGTCATTCGAATTTGTTGAGTTGGGCTTCGCTGGAAAACTACTGGTAAAGTTCCTTCGAACTTTTAAAATAAATACGGTAGCCTATAAGCTAGACTTCTTCGAAAGGTTACTCAACTTTCTAAAAGTTGTTGCTTTAGAAGCTCTCTCTAACAACTTGCAGACGGATGTTTTCACGAGTGGAAATATAAAACTATCTAGCTTAACCAAGGCTGATAATATGAGCCAATCTTTTGTGGAATTTCTATTTCAGTTTGAAATTCTCACTTTAGAAAATGAGGTGTTTGAGATAAAACCTGAGTACGAAGAGCTGCTTAAAGATGGTGCCATCAAAAAAGTGATTCAGGCAGAAGATATTTCTTTTATCCAGACTTTAAGCAAGCCTCTACAATCACTAATAAGAGATTATTTTTTTGTAAAAGATTTGGTAAATAAATACAACAAGCCAACACATAAGCTACAATTTGTAAGGCAAAATACTAGCAAATGGGAAACGCTAATTAATGAGAAACAACTTGATTATGAGGTGAGGTTATGCGAAACTTTGTTTAACTTAGTCTATCTCCATATTCCCAATAAAATTAAGAGCCCTTTTAGTGAAGATTATTACACAGAATCGGGACAAAATGCTTTTAAAAACTTTACAAGATTTATCTTTCCCAACTATCTGAAAAAGATAAAACCACAAGAAAACCTGCAAGTGCTCGACTTGGGTTGTGGCTATGGAAACTACATTGATGTAGTGCAAAAAACTTATCCCAAAGCGAGTATCGATGGCATCGAGATTAACCCAAAAGTATATGCAGTTACCAAAGCAAAGTTTGCCGATAATGATCTTGTAGCAATCTTAAATCAAGATTTTTTTGATTTTGAAACTGCTAAAAAGTACGATGCTATTTTGGTGAATTATGTATTTTTCTACTTTAACTCAGAAGAAAAACAGCGATTAATTGAGAAAGCAAAACAGCTACTCACAGCCGATGGTTCTATTATTATTTGCCAGTATTTTTCGGGTATTGAAGCCATGAAAGCCCAATTAGCCCAAAAGCAAAAAGATAATTCGCTGGCAAAAAAGATTGAGATGTATTACAGCGATAAAGTTTTGTATGCCAATACACTTTGGAACGATGCCGTAGATACTTTTTCGGAAGCTGCCAAGTGGAATGAGTTTAAGCGAATTGCTTCAACCGCCGGTTTACAAATTACAAGCATGACCAACGCCGACAAGTTTTATTATTCCTTATTTATTGAATTGAAGAGATGA
- a CDS encoding sensor histidine kinase: protein MKFDIKDKKNQQYLMITLHILVWGIIISLPFFSAYRSPKNFSEFLREMRPPFFFACIFYINYFYLIKKFLFNKQIWKFLLVNFVLFTVAIFTMEMLSDFVRDAAAVTESAQKRPRPSFIEIFISLFIAFGMITGVSVAIKITSEWFRTEDLRKELEKEHLKSELLNLKNQLNPHFFFNTLNNIYGLIIQDQDRAQDAVHQLSKLMRYLLYDSNEKFVPLTKEIDFMHHYIDLMRLRLMTTVAVEYRFPKVTSNASIAPLLCISLIENAFKHGVHSSEPSEIFMEMNINSEKELTFHIKNTSFPKSDTDRSGSGIGLENLKKRLNLLYPQAHQLSIEDGEKYFDCTLTLQL, encoded by the coding sequence ATGAAATTTGATATAAAAGATAAAAAGAATCAGCAATATTTAATGATAACCCTGCACATTCTTGTGTGGGGCATCATTATTAGTTTGCCATTCTTTTCTGCTTACCGATCTCCAAAAAATTTCTCTGAGTTTTTAAGAGAAATGAGACCGCCCTTCTTTTTTGCATGTATTTTTTACATAAACTATTTCTACTTAATCAAGAAATTCCTTTTTAATAAACAGATATGGAAATTCTTGTTGGTTAACTTTGTGCTGTTTACAGTAGCCATTTTTACAATGGAAATGCTTTCAGATTTTGTTAGAGATGCAGCCGCTGTAACAGAAAGTGCTCAAAAGAGACCAAGGCCCTCATTTATAGAAATATTTATTAGTTTGTTTATCGCTTTTGGAATGATTACAGGTGTAAGTGTGGCGATAAAGATTACCAGTGAGTGGTTTAGAACAGAAGATTTAAGAAAAGAACTGGAAAAAGAGCATTTAAAATCAGAATTACTAAACCTTAAAAATCAGTTAAATCCACATTTCTTTTTTAATACCTTAAATAACATTTACGGTCTAATAATTCAAGATCAAGATAGAGCACAAGATGCGGTGCACCAGTTGAGCAAACTGATGCGCTACCTACTATACGATAGCAACGAAAAATTTGTGCCTCTTACCAAAGAGATCGATTTTATGCATCATTATATAGATTTAATGAGGCTCAGATTGATGACGACTGTTGCGGTAGAATATCGCTTTCCTAAAGTGACTAGTAATGCTTCAATTGCGCCCCTTTTGTGTATTTCTTTAATTGAAAATGCCTTTAAGCATGGGGTACATTCTAGCGAGCCTTCAGAAATATTTATGGAGATGAACATAAACTCAGAAAAAGAGTTGACATTTCACATAAAAAACACTTCTTTTCCGAAAAGCGATACCGATAGAAGTGGCTCTGGAATAGGTCTGGAAAACCTGAAAAAGCGTTTGAATCTCTTGTATCCACAGGCACATCAGTTGAGTATCGAGGATGGAGAGAAATATTTTGATTGTACATTAACTCTACAATTATGA